In a single window of the Jaculus jaculus isolate mJacJac1 chromosome 9, mJacJac1.mat.Y.cur, whole genome shotgun sequence genome:
- the Wnt3 gene encoding proto-oncogene Wnt-3, producing the protein METHLLGLLLGLLLGGTRVLAGYPIWWSLALGPQYSSLGSQPLLCGSIPGLVPKQLRFCRNYIEIMPSVAEGVKLGIQECQHQFRGRRWNCTTIDDSLAIFGPVLDKATRESAFVHAIASAGVAFAVTRSCAEGTSTICGCDSHHKGPPGEGWKWGGCSEDADFGVLVSREFADARENRPDARSAMNKHNNEAGRTTILDHMHLKCKCHGLSGSCEVKTCWWAQPDFRAIGDFLKDKYDSASEMVVEKHRESRGWVETLRAKYALFKPPTERDLVYYENSPNFCEPNPETGSFGTRDRTCNVTSHGIDGCDLLCCGRGHNTRTEKRREKCHCIFHWCCYVSCQECVRIYDVHTCK; encoded by the exons GTCCCTGGCCCTGGGCCCGCAGTACTCCTCTCTGGGCTCGCAGCCCCTGCTCTGCGGCTCCATCCCGGGCCTCGTCCCCAAGCAGCTCCGCTTCTGCCGAAATTACATCGAGATCATGCCCAGCGTGGCCGAGGGCGTGAAGCTGGGCATCCAGGAGTGCCAGCACCAGTTCCGGGGCCGCCGCTGGAACTGCACCACCATAGATGACAGCCTGGCCATCTTTGGGCCTGTCCTGGACAAAG CCACCCGTGAGTCGGCCTTCGTGCACGCCATCGCCTCGGCTGGCGTGGCCTTTGCGGTCACGCGCTCCTGCGCCGAGGGCACCTCCACCATCTGTGGCTGCGACTCGCACCATAAGGGGCCACCTGGCGAAGGCTGGAAGTGGGGCGGCTGCAGCGAGGACGCAGACTTCGGGGTGCTGGTGTCCAGGGAGTTTGCGGATGCTCGCGAGAACAGGCCGGATGCGCGCTCGGCCATGAACAAACACAACAACGAGGCAGGACGCACG ACCATCCTGGACCACATGCACCTCAAGTGCAAATGCCACGGGCTGTCAGGCAGCTGCGAGGTGAAGACCTGCTGGTGGGCCCAGCCTGACTTCCGGGCCATTGGCGACTTCCTCAAAGACAAGTATGACAGCGCCTCAGAGATGGTGGTGGAGAAGCACCGCGAGTCCCGGGGCTGGGTGGAGACGCTGCGGGCCAAGTACGCACTCTTCAAGCCGCCCACCGAGAGAGACCTGGTCTACTACGAGAACTCTCCTAACTTCTGTGAGCCCAACCCAGAGACGGGCTCCTTTGGCACCAGGGACCGGACTTGCAATGTCACCTCCCACGGCATTGATGGCTGCGATCTGCTCTGCTGTGGCCGCGGCCACAACACGCGGACGGAGAAGCGGAGGGAGAAGTGCCACTGCATCTTCCACTGGTGCTGCTACGTGAGCTGCCAGGAGTGCGTCCGCATCTACGACGTGCACACCTGCAAGTAG